One Dioscorea cayenensis subsp. rotundata cultivar TDr96_F1 chromosome 17, TDr96_F1_v2_PseudoChromosome.rev07_lg8_w22 25.fasta, whole genome shotgun sequence DNA window includes the following coding sequences:
- the LOC120281228 gene encoding uncharacterized protein LOC120281228 has translation MRERSNPPQEKKINAEEAMARLATTQTQFMNETRTSLQNQSAQIRNLEVQLSQMAGMLTERQQGNLPSTSEANPRKSGNEQCSAITLRSGKELKMPEKNSESVDQNHDQDNREHNKSEAPIEAPLSQDRFTRIPFPQRLKKNKLDQQFAKFLDVFKKLHINIPFAEALEQMPSYVKFMKEILSNKRKLKDYETVALTEECSAILQKKLPPKLKDPGSFTIPCSIGNVVFERALCDLGASINLMPLSIFKKLNLGEARPTTVTLQLADRSLKHPRGVIEDVLVKIDKFIFPTDFIVLDMEEDKDIPILLGRPFLATGRALIDVQKGELCLRVQEEEVTFNVFDAIKYPQASDCCFSIDDMQVILPNSVKLQDSLEASLTQECIDDIEEMEVKEYLEWMDSFEPNRRKYFEPLGQNPICLIPSINNPPILELKPLPTHLRYAYLGESTTLPVIISSSLSLKEEDKLLRVLREHKSAIGWSLADIRGIRPSMCYNQIAIAQEGQEKTTFTCPYGTFAFRRMPFGLCNAPGTFQRCMMAIFSDMVEHIIEVFMDDFSVVGSSFDNCLDNLQLVLKRCEETNLVLNWEKCHFMVREGIVLGHKISSKGIEVDRAKIETIGKLPPPTSVKGVRSFLVMLDFIEGLSKISPRSPSHYLIFLRRESLLCLMKNVNGLSFIFEGQISINTHSCDSKLGITI, from the exons ATGCGAGAACGGAGCAACCCACcccaagagaagaaaataaatgcGGAGGAAGCAATGGCTCGCTTAGCTACAACTCAAACGCAGTTCATGAATGAAACTCGCACTAGCCTGCAAAATCAGTCTGCACAAATCAGGAATTTGGAGGTTCAGTTAAGTCAAATGGCAGGTATGCTAACAGAGAGACAACAAGGAAACTTGCCTAGCACATCTGAGGCAAATCCAAGAAAGAGTGGCAATGAACAATGTAGTGCAATTACTTTGAGGAGTGGAAAGGAATTGAAGATGCCAGAGAAAAATTCTGAGTCTGTAGATCAAAATCATGATCAAGATAACCGTGAACACAATAAATCTGAAGCTCCGATTGAAGCACCATTATCTCAAGATAGATTTACAAGAATCCCCTTTCCTCAGCGCCTGAAGAAGAATAAACTTGACCAGCAGTTTGCTAAATTCTTAGATGTATTCAAGAAGCTTCACATTAATATCCCATTTGCTGAAGCTCTTGAACAAATGCCAAGCTATGTGAAGTTCATGAAAGAAATTCTTTCAAACAAAAGGAAGCTTAAGGATTATGAGACAGTCGCACTTACTGAAGAATGCAGCGCAATCTTGCAAAAGAAGTTGCCACCCAAACTCAAGGATCCAGGCAGTTTTACCATCCCATGCTCGATTGGGAATGTGGTGTTTGAGAGGGCATTATGTGATTTGGGAGCAAGTATCAATTTAATGCCATTATCAATCTTCAAGAAGCTTAACTTGGGAGAAGCGCGGCCTACTACAGTCactttgcaactagcagatCGTTCATTGAAGCATCCCAGGGGAGTAATTGAAGACGTTCTTGTCAAGATAGATAAGTTCATATTTCCAACTGATTTCATTGTACTTGACATGGAAGAAGATAAAGATATTCCAATTCTGCTTGGCAGACCATTTCTAGCTACTGGGAGAGCACTTATTGATGTGCAAAAGGGGGAATTATGTCTTCGggtccaagaagaagaagtgactttcaatgtttttgatgctATTAAATATCCTCAAGCAAGTGATTGTTGCTTTTCGATTGATGATATGCAGGTAATACTACCAAACTCAGTGAAATTACAAGATTCCTTGGAGGCCAGCTTAACTCAAGAGTGTATTGATGATATAGAAGAGATGGAGGTGAAAGAATATCTAGAGTGGATGGATTCTTTTGAGCCAAATAGGAGGAAGTACTTTGAACCATTGGGACAAAATCCTATATGTCTCATTCCATCTATTAACAACCCACCAATTCTTGAATTAAAACCTTTACCAACACATCTCCGTTATGCATATTTGGGAGAATCCACTACCCTACCGGTGATTATTTCATCATCACTTTCTCTTAAAGAAGAAGACAAGCTATTGAGAGTCTTGAGGGAGCACAAATCAGCAATTGGATGGTCATTAGCTGATATTAGAGGAATACGACCATCTATGT GTTATAATCAAATTGCCATTGCTCAAGAAGGCCAAGAGAAGACCACCTTTACATGTCCATATGGCACATTTGCCTTCAGAAGGATGCCATTTGGACTATGTAATGCGCCAGGCACTTTTcaaagatgtatgatggcaATTTTTTCTGACATGGTGGAACATataattgaagtttttatggatgatttctctgtTGTTGGAAGCTCATTTGACAATTGCTTGGATAATCTACAATTGGTGCTGAAACGATGTGAAGAAACCAACTTAGTGCTGAATTGGGAAAAATGTCACTTCATGGTTCGTGAGGGTATAGTattgggtcacaaaatttcatCCAAAGGCATTGAAGTTGACCGAGCAAAGATTGAAACAATTGGAAAGTTACCACCCCCAACATCAGTTAAAGGAGTTCGGAGTTTCTTGGTCATGCTGGattttatagaaggtttatcaaaGATTTCTCCAAGATCGCCAAGCCATTATCTCATCTTCTTGAGAAGGGAGTCTcttttgtgtttgatgaagaatGTAAACGggctttcttttatttttgaaggacAAATTAGTATCAACACCCATAGTTGTGACTCCAAACTGGGAATTACCATTTGA